In the Dioscorea cayenensis subsp. rotundata cultivar TDr96_F1 chromosome 12, TDr96_F1_v2_PseudoChromosome.rev07_lg8_w22 25.fasta, whole genome shotgun sequence genome, one interval contains:
- the LOC120274161 gene encoding cytochrome P450 86A1-like yields the protein MAIGIEARENTSFKILVATLLVAVTSAYLIWFWVLTRKLTGPKMWPLLGSLPGLIHNRKRMHDWIADNLRSTGVAATYQTCILPVPVLARRHGLVTVTCNPRNLEHVLRTRFENYPKGPVWQSAFHDLLGQGIFNSDGETWLIQRKTAALEFTTRTLRQAMTRWANRAIKTRLWCILADHCQRSAVVDLQDLLLRLTFDNICGLTFGKDPETLSPDLPDNPFASAFDTATEATLQRFLYPSFMWRLKKALGLGAEQNLRKSLKVVEHYITDAIAARKDRPSDDLLSRFIKKGDSNGKAFSSSVLQWIALNFVLAGRDTSSVALSWFFWIVMQRPDIERKIVKEITSVLRETRGEDTRRWVEEPLVFEELEQLVYLKAALAETLRLYPSVPQDSKYVVADDVLPDGTRVPAGSTITYSIYSVGRLETIWGKDCMEFRPERWLTPEGGRFEPAKDAYKFVAFNAGPRTCLGKDLAYLQMKAIASSVLLRHRLELMPGHRVQQKMSLTLFMKNGLRVYVQSRDLHDFMYCSGPDLTTLLPMPTAAAA from the coding sequence ATGGCGATCGGTATTGAGGCACGAGAAAACACCTCATTTAAGATATTAGTGGCCACCTTATTGGTGGCTGTGACGTCGGCTTACCTGATTTGGTTCTGGGTGCTGACCCGGAAGCTGACGGGTCCGAAAATGTGGCCCCTCTTGGGGAGTCTTCCAGGTCTCATCCACAATCGCAAGCGAATGCATGATTGGATAGCGGACAACCTCCGGTCCACAGGTGTCGCCGCCACTTATCAGACATGCATACTCCCCGTCCCGGTGCTGGCCCGCCGCCACGGCCTAGTTACGGTGACGTGCAACCCGAGGAATTTGGAGCATGTGCTTCGCACGCGCTTTGAGAACTATCCCAAGGGCCCCGTTTGGCAGTCTGCCTTCCACGACTTGCTGGGGCAGGGGATCTTCAACTCTGATGGTGAAACATGGCTCATCCAGCGTAAAACGGCGGCCCTCGAGTTCACCACCCGAACGCTCCGGCAAGCCATGACCCGTTGGGCCAATCGCGCCATCAAGACCCGGCTTTGGTGCATTTTGGCAGACCACTGTCAGCGCTCGGCGGTGGTTGACCTCCAGGATCTCTTGCTCCGACTTACCTTCGACAACATTTGTGGTCTCACCTTCGGCAAGGATCCTGAGACGCTTTCCCCAGACCTACCGGACAATCCATTCGCCTCCGCCTTTGACACCGCCACCGAAGCCACGCTCCAACGATTTCTGTACCCGAGCTTTATGTGGCGGCTGAAGAAGGCGCTCGGTCTGGGAGCCGAACAGAACCTCCGGAAAAGCCTCAAGGTGGTGGAACACTACATAACCGATGCCATTGCCGCTCGCAAGGATCGGCCTTCTGATGACCTCCTATCCCGCTTCATCAAGAAGGGCGACAGCAATGGCAAAGCCTTCTCGTCTTCCGTACTTCAGTGGATCGCTCTAAACTTTGTGCTCGCCGGAAGGGACACCTCCTCTGTCGCCCTCAGCTGGTTCTTCTGGATTGTCATGCAGCGACCCGACATCGAGAGGAAGATAGTCAAAGAGATAACATCGGTCCTGCGGGAGACCAGGGGGGAGGATACACGACGGTGGGTTGAGGAGCCATTGGTGTTTGAAGAGTTGGAGCAGCTGGTCTATCTCAAAGCAGCGTTAGCTGAGACGCTGCGTCTTTATCCATCGGTTCCACAAGACTCCAAGTACGTTGTGGCGGATGACGTACTACCAGACGGTACGCGAGTGCCAGCGGGGTCCACAATTACATATTCCATTTACTCGGTCGGCAGGTTGGAGACGATATGGGGGAAGGACTGCATGGAATTCCGACCAGAAAGATGGCTAACCCCGGAAGGTGGTAGGTTTGAGCCTGCAAAAGATGCATACAAATTCGTGGCGTTCAATGCTGGTCCGAGGACGTGCTTGGGCAAGGATTTAGCTTACCTTCAAATGAAGGCAATTGCATCCTCAGTGTTGTTGCGTCACCGCCTTGAGCTGATGCCGGGCCATAGGGTCCAGCAGAAAATGTCACTCACCCTCTTCATGAAGAACGGCCTCCGAGTCTATGTACAATCAAGGGACCTGCATGACTTTATGTATTGCTCTGGTCCTGATCTCACTACCCTTCTTCCCATGCCTACCGCTGCTGCAGCGTGA